A genomic segment from Nocardiopsis sp. Huas11 encodes:
- a CDS encoding class I SAM-dependent methyltransferase: MTAASADRAGTAAAGAHDLSAFPGLARGLDLAVLRAIAAGVHAAAGPGPWTAEGVADAFAAADRHRWIPGHWIAALADEGMLTAQGSAHRLTAPPRRRDLAGVRRDLDRARAGLGYPPELSAFLLRTLRELPRLLRDEVSLQALFFPGGDTAVAEAVYRDNPLSRYLNAAAADAARHVRPADPSGLRVLELGAGIGATTADLLPVLDGRTAEYRFTDLSPFFLDLARDRFPQPYLRYEVLDFATDLPGQEGPFDLVVAANTAHNAPHVPRLLGQVADLLAPDGRLLLIETCHEPHQSLTSMPFLLSGRTPRQDLRAGTERTYLTRHEWCEALHTAGLRVLLDLPHPTEPLDALAQRLLLAAR; this comes from the coding sequence CGGGCTCGACCTGGCCGTCCTGCGGGCCATCGCGGCCGGTGTGCACGCCGCCGCCGGTCCCGGCCCCTGGACGGCCGAGGGCGTCGCCGACGCCTTCGCCGCGGCCGACCGCCACCGGTGGATCCCCGGCCACTGGATCGCCGCCCTGGCCGACGAGGGGATGCTGACCGCGCAGGGGTCCGCCCACCGGCTCACCGCCCCGCCCCGGCGGCGCGACCTGGCCGGTGTGCGCCGCGACCTGGACCGGGCGCGCGCCGGACTGGGCTACCCGCCCGAGCTGAGCGCGTTCCTGCTCCGCACGCTGCGCGAACTGCCGCGCCTGCTGCGCGACGAGGTCAGCCTCCAGGCCCTGTTCTTCCCCGGCGGCGACACCGCCGTCGCCGAGGCCGTCTACCGCGACAATCCGCTCAGCCGCTACCTCAACGCCGCGGCCGCCGACGCCGCACGCCACGTCCGCCCCGCCGACCCGTCCGGCCTGCGCGTCCTGGAACTGGGCGCGGGGATCGGAGCCACCACCGCCGACCTGCTGCCCGTCCTGGACGGCAGGACGGCCGAGTACCGCTTCACCGACCTCTCCCCCTTCTTCCTGGACCTGGCCCGCGACCGCTTCCCCCAGCCGTACCTGAGATACGAGGTGCTCGACTTCGCGACCGACCTGCCCGGGCAGGAGGGCCCCTTCGACCTCGTCGTGGCGGCCAACACCGCCCACAACGCGCCGCACGTGCCCCGCCTGCTCGGCCAGGTGGCCGACCTGCTCGCGCCGGACGGGCGCCTGCTGCTCATCGAGACCTGCCACGAGCCCCACCAGTCGCTCACCTCGATGCCCTTCCTGCTGTCGGGCCGCACGCCCCGCCAGGACCTGCGGGCCGGAACCGAGCGCACCTACCTCACCCGGCACGAGTGGTGCGAGGCACTGCACACCGCGGGGCTGCGCGTCCTCCTCGACCTTCCCCATCCCACCGAGCCGCTCGACGCCCTCGCCCAGCGGCTCCTGCTCGCCGCACGCTGA